In one window of Micromonospora cathayae DNA:
- a CDS encoding universal stress protein, producing MSAAADAPVVVGVSGSEQSLSVVRLAAREAAEHGRRLCVLHAFNWEAALAAPSVVGPRAEAEEAIARAVAVADEVAPDLRVDGQLVEGAAVAGLLRRSESAFLVVVGDGGLSSRDCVPADAAAVQVAARAGCPALVARLAPPPSGPVLVGLDGSATARSALDFAADCAGRHDGRLRAVRVVEPGADDDRADRELAETVDRCGRRFPMVTVEREVLRGDPGHTLVEQSRSARLVVVGTRGDQPLRGMLGAVSQSLLYHAPAPVLFVRGVVDTDDGGR from the coding sequence ATGAGCGCAGCCGCCGACGCGCCCGTGGTGGTCGGGGTGAGCGGCTCCGAGCAGAGTCTCTCGGTGGTCCGGTTGGCCGCCCGGGAGGCCGCCGAGCACGGTCGCCGGCTCTGCGTGCTGCACGCCTTCAACTGGGAGGCGGCGCTGGCCGCCCCGAGCGTCGTCGGGCCCCGGGCCGAGGCGGAGGAGGCCATCGCGCGGGCCGTCGCGGTCGCCGACGAGGTCGCCCCCGACCTGCGGGTGGACGGGCAGCTCGTCGAGGGCGCGGCGGTGGCCGGGCTGCTGCGCCGCTCCGAGTCGGCGTTCCTGGTGGTGGTCGGCGACGGCGGCCTGTCCAGCCGGGACTGCGTACCCGCCGACGCGGCGGCTGTGCAGGTCGCCGCGCGGGCCGGCTGCCCGGCGCTGGTGGCCCGGCTCGCGCCGCCGCCGTCCGGGCCGGTCCTGGTCGGCCTGGACGGGTCGGCCACCGCCCGGTCCGCCCTGGACTTCGCCGCGGACTGCGCGGGCCGCCACGACGGCCGGCTGCGGGCGGTCCGCGTGGTCGAGCCGGGCGCGGACGACGACCGCGCCGACCGGGAACTCGCCGAGACGGTGGACCGGTGTGGACGGCGTTTCCCCATGGTCACCGTCGAGCGGGAGGTGCTGCGCGGCGACCCCGGCCACACGCTGGTGGAGCAGTCCCGCTCGGCCCGGCTGGTGGTGGTCGGTACCCGCGGCGACCAGCCGTTGCGGGGCATGCTCGGCGCGGTGAGCCAGTCCCTGCTGTACCACGCTCCCGCGCCGGTGCTCTTCGTCCGCGGTGTCGTCGACACCGACGACGGCGGCCGGTGA
- a CDS encoding oxidoreductase → MTAVLITGTSSGIGRATVERLARRPDLTVYATARKTESIADLAATGARLLALDVTDEASMRAAVATVEAAHGQVDVLVNNAGYGEYGPVEEVPVEQVRAQFETNVFGLARLTQLVLPGMRRAGRGRIVNVSSMGGRLVFPGGGYYHASKYAVEAISDALRQEVRPFGVQVAIVEPGLIRTGFGAVAAGRLQAVAAGTSGAGDAPAGPYAALVGAVDRTMAQSYRNPLLAAGPDAVARVIERAVTSRRPRTRYLVTAAARVMVHSRRLFGARVFDAVNRLQFR, encoded by the coding sequence ATGACCGCCGTCCTGATCACCGGCACCTCGTCCGGCATCGGCCGGGCCACCGTCGAACGGCTCGCCCGCCGCCCCGACCTGACCGTCTACGCCACCGCCCGCAAGACCGAGTCCATCGCCGACCTGGCGGCCACCGGCGCGCGGCTGCTCGCCCTGGACGTCACCGACGAGGCGTCCATGCGCGCCGCCGTCGCCACCGTCGAGGCGGCCCACGGACAGGTCGACGTGCTGGTCAACAACGCCGGCTACGGCGAGTACGGCCCGGTCGAGGAGGTTCCGGTGGAACAGGTCCGGGCCCAGTTCGAGACGAACGTGTTCGGGCTGGCCCGACTCACCCAGCTCGTGCTGCCCGGGATGCGCCGGGCCGGCCGGGGACGGATCGTCAACGTCAGTTCGATGGGCGGCCGGCTGGTCTTCCCCGGGGGCGGCTACTACCACGCCAGCAAGTACGCGGTGGAGGCGATCTCCGACGCGCTGCGGCAGGAGGTGCGCCCGTTCGGCGTACAGGTGGCGATCGTCGAGCCGGGCCTGATCCGTACCGGGTTCGGGGCGGTCGCCGCCGGCCGGCTCCAGGCGGTGGCCGCCGGGACCTCCGGTGCCGGCGACGCGCCGGCCGGGCCGTACGCGGCGCTGGTGGGCGCGGTGGACCGGACCATGGCGCAGTCGTACCGGAACCCGCTGCTCGCCGCCGGGCCGGACGCGGTGGCCCGGGTCATCGAACGGGCGGTGACCAGCCGCCGCCCACGCACCCGCTACCTGGTCACCGCGGCCGCCCGGGTGATGGTGCACAGCCGCCGGCTGTTCGGCGCGCGGGTCTTCGACGCGGTCAACCGGCTCCAGTTCCGCTGA
- a CDS encoding TetR/AcrR family transcriptional regulator produces MSTDRLDVILDAAYQCFTRHGIRRTTMDDIAAAAGISRPAVYLHVRNKDDAYRQLAERLFAGSLAEARTAATTTGPLDRRLHGVLAAKLELTLRLHRDSPHAAELLDASTRLTGDLVETYTREITDLLASVLTTSAGPRAGLVADVLVALTRGLEADLTDPDLPRRRLREGIALIVAGLHPQGDPR; encoded by the coding sequence ATGTCAACGGACCGGTTGGACGTCATCCTCGACGCCGCCTACCAGTGCTTCACCCGGCACGGCATCCGGCGTACCACCATGGACGACATCGCCGCCGCCGCCGGCATCTCCCGTCCCGCCGTCTACCTGCACGTCCGCAACAAGGACGACGCGTACCGGCAACTCGCCGAACGCCTCTTCGCCGGCTCGCTGGCCGAGGCCCGGACCGCCGCCACGACGACCGGCCCGCTCGACCGCCGGCTGCACGGCGTACTCGCCGCCAAGCTCGAACTCACCCTCCGGCTGCACCGGGACTCCCCGCACGCCGCCGAACTGCTCGACGCCAGCACCCGGCTCACCGGCGACCTCGTCGAGACGTACACCCGGGAGATCACCGACCTGCTGGCCTCGGTCCTCACCACGTCGGCCGGTCCGCGCGCCGGACTGGTCGCCGACGTGCTGGTGGCCCTCACCCGTGGCCTGGAAGCCGACCTCACCGACCCCGACCTGCCCCGCCGACGGCTGCGCGAGGGCATCGCGCTGATCGTCGCGGGCCTGCACCCCCAGGGAGACCCCCGATGA
- a CDS encoding endo-1,4-beta-xylanase: MRAPRTRRRRTLPALLALAALATTAAVTAVVPLTTPPAHAADPVVVREATFEDGTTQGFRARGGETVAVSTATAHGGTHSLLVSGRTASWQGPAVDLLDEMTKGTRYTLSVRVRLAAGQSPGQARLSVQRDADGSSAYDQVVGDTAVTADAWTQLTGTYVLAHDVDGLSAYVETASGTADLHIDDFVLSYRPTPPVQTDIPALREVLADDFPIGAAVGNRQLVGDQATLLTRHFDTVTPGNALKWDATQPTEGSFRWTDADTQVGFAVDHGLAVRGHTLVWHQQTPAWVFTDTDGTPLTADPADKALLLDRLETHVRTVVSRYGDRIGVWDVANEVIDENQADGLRRSRWYEISGLDYLRTAFRVAREVAPTAKLYLNDYNTNVPAKRDKLRNLVGQLRAEGVPVDGVGHQMHVNVQWPSVAETEAMLQAFVPLGVEQQITEMDVSIYTNEAESFPTPPADRLRTQAYRYRDLFDLYRRYADELTSVTLWGLADDDTWLDTFPVARKDAPLLFDTELQAKPAYWGIVDPTRIDATPSPSPTVTPSVTPSQTGSPYPTGNTPSSTPTSGLDTCRVTYTVTNQWPGGFQATVRITNTGVQAHPGWSLRWFFRDGQRVAQLWNGSVRQDGDMVTVTPASWNANLPAGGTVEVGFLGSWSSANNPPIGFTLDRLPCVVG; the protein is encoded by the coding sequence ATGCGCGCTCCCCGGACGCGCCGTCGCCGCACGCTGCCCGCGCTGCTGGCGTTGGCCGCCCTCGCCACCACCGCCGCCGTGACGGCCGTCGTCCCCCTGACCACCCCACCCGCGCACGCCGCCGACCCCGTCGTGGTACGCGAGGCCACCTTCGAGGACGGCACCACCCAGGGCTTCCGGGCCCGGGGCGGGGAGACCGTCGCGGTCAGCACCGCCACCGCCCACGGCGGCACGCACAGCCTGCTCGTCTCCGGCCGCACCGCGAGCTGGCAGGGCCCCGCCGTCGACCTGCTGGACGAGATGACCAAGGGCACCCGCTACACGCTGTCGGTCCGGGTCCGGCTGGCCGCCGGCCAGTCCCCCGGCCAGGCCCGGCTCAGCGTGCAGCGCGACGCCGACGGCAGCTCCGCCTACGACCAGGTGGTCGGCGACACCGCCGTCACCGCCGACGCCTGGACCCAGCTCACCGGCACGTACGTGCTCGCCCACGACGTGGACGGGCTGTCGGCGTACGTGGAGACCGCCAGCGGCACCGCCGACCTGCACATCGACGACTTCGTGCTGTCGTACCGGCCCACCCCGCCGGTGCAGACCGACATCCCGGCGCTGCGCGAGGTGCTCGCCGACGACTTCCCGATCGGGGCTGCGGTCGGCAACCGGCAGCTCGTCGGCGACCAGGCGACCCTGCTGACCCGGCACTTCGACACGGTCACCCCGGGCAACGCGCTCAAGTGGGACGCCACCCAGCCCACCGAGGGCAGCTTCCGGTGGACCGACGCCGACACCCAGGTCGGCTTCGCGGTGGACCACGGGCTGGCGGTACGCGGGCACACCCTGGTCTGGCACCAGCAGACCCCGGCCTGGGTGTTCACCGACACCGACGGCACCCCGCTGACCGCCGACCCGGCCGACAAGGCCCTGCTGCTGGACCGGCTGGAGACGCACGTCCGCACCGTGGTCAGCCGGTACGGCGACCGGATCGGGGTGTGGGACGTCGCCAACGAGGTGATCGACGAGAACCAGGCCGACGGGCTGCGGCGCAGCCGCTGGTACGAGATCAGCGGCCTGGACTACCTGCGCACCGCGTTCCGGGTGGCCCGCGAGGTCGCGCCGACCGCGAAGCTGTACCTCAACGACTACAACACCAACGTGCCGGCCAAGCGGGACAAGCTGCGGAACCTGGTCGGCCAGCTACGCGCCGAGGGGGTGCCGGTCGACGGCGTCGGGCACCAGATGCACGTCAACGTCCAGTGGCCGTCGGTCGCCGAGACCGAGGCGATGCTCCAGGCGTTCGTGCCGCTCGGGGTGGAACAGCAGATCACCGAGATGGACGTCAGCATCTACACCAACGAGGCCGAGTCCTTCCCCACCCCGCCCGCCGACCGGCTGCGCACCCAGGCGTACCGGTACCGGGACCTGTTCGACCTGTACCGCCGGTACGCCGACGAGTTGACCTCGGTGACCCTGTGGGGGCTGGCCGACGACGACACCTGGCTGGACACCTTCCCGGTGGCCCGCAAGGACGCCCCGCTGCTGTTCGACACCGAGTTGCAGGCCAAGCCGGCGTACTGGGGCATCGTCGACCCGACCCGGATCGACGCCACGCCGTCCCCGAGCCCGACGGTGACCCCCTCGGTGACCCCGTCGCAGACCGGCTCCCCGTACCCCACCGGGAACACCCCGTCGAGCACACCGACCAGTGGGCTGGACACCTGCCGGGTGACGTACACGGTCACCAACCAGTGGCCGGGCGGTTTCCAGGCGACCGTCCGGATCACCAACACCGGCGTGCAGGCGCACCCGGGCTGGTCGTTGCGCTGGTTCTTCCGGGACGGGCAGCGGGTCGCCCAGCTCTGGAACGGCTCGGTCCGGCAGGACGGTGACATGGTGACGGTCACCCCGGCGTCCTGGAACGCCAACCTGCCCGCCGGCGGGACGGTCGAGGTCGGCTTCCTCGGCAGCTGGTCCTCGGCGAACAACCCGCCGATCGGGTTCACCCTCGACCGGCTGCCCTGCGTCGTGGGCTGA
- a CDS encoding VOC family protein, with protein MAAVRQFQITVDCAEPGRVARFWCAALGYVAPPPPDGFASWADADRAQPPERQGAWSACVDPTGVGPRLYFQRVPEGKAVKNRVHLDVRVGVGLVGEERVAALEAECARLVALGATRVRLLRADGVNESCLVMQDVEGNEFCLD; from the coding sequence ATGGCAGCGGTCCGGCAGTTCCAGATCACCGTCGACTGCGCGGAACCCGGGCGGGTCGCCCGGTTCTGGTGCGCGGCGTTGGGGTACGTCGCACCGCCGCCCCCGGACGGCTTCGCCAGCTGGGCCGACGCCGACCGCGCGCAGCCGCCCGAGCGGCAGGGCGCCTGGTCCGCCTGCGTCGACCCCACCGGGGTCGGCCCACGGCTGTACTTCCAGCGGGTGCCCGAAGGCAAGGCCGTCAAGAACCGGGTGCACCTCGACGTACGGGTCGGCGTCGGGCTGGTGGGCGAGGAACGGGTCGCCGCGCTCGAAGCCGAATGCGCCCGGCTGGTCGCGCTCGGCGCGACCCGGGTACGGCTGCTGCGCGCCGACGGCGTCAACGAGTCCTGCCTGGTGATGCAGGACGTCGAGGGCAACGAGTTCTGCCTGGACTGA
- a CDS encoding HTH domain-containing protein: MSQATELAAAAGSTDPRVGLRAVLALRRLLERLEVVQVDNARRAGWSWQEIADALEVSRQAVHKKHAGRPAVENSREA, from the coding sequence ATGAGTCAGGCGACGGAACTCGCGGCGGCGGCCGGCAGCACCGACCCCCGGGTCGGCCTGCGGGCCGTGCTCGCCCTGCGCCGGCTCCTCGAACGGCTGGAGGTGGTCCAGGTGGACAACGCCCGACGGGCGGGCTGGTCCTGGCAGGAGATCGCCGACGCGCTCGAGGTCAGCCGACAGGCGGTCCACAAGAAGCATGCCGGGCGACCGGCGGTCGAGAACTCCAGGGAGGCGTGA
- a CDS encoding Clp protease N-terminal domain-containing protein, giving the protein MFERFTDRAREVVRRARDEAGDAPVDTPHLLLAIVADPDALATRLLAQAGVPADDLRARIARQLDRTAVLGEADAAALRQIGIDLAAIEARLDESFGPGALRRPTPPPRRRGWWRRRQPNHLFAPRSRKTLELALREALHLRHRHIGTEHLLLGLLREGDGTAAQVLREAGVDLTDLRGRVEEAVRAVT; this is encoded by the coding sequence ATGTTCGAACGGTTCACCGACCGGGCCCGCGAGGTGGTCCGGCGGGCCCGGGACGAGGCCGGCGACGCGCCGGTCGACACCCCGCACCTGCTCCTGGCCATCGTCGCCGACCCCGACGCGCTGGCGACCCGGCTGCTCGCCCAGGCCGGCGTCCCCGCCGACGACCTGCGGGCCCGCATCGCCCGACAGCTCGACCGGACCGCCGTCCTCGGCGAGGCCGACGCCGCCGCGCTGCGCCAGATCGGCATCGACCTGGCCGCCATCGAGGCCCGGCTGGACGAGTCGTTCGGGCCGGGCGCGCTGCGCCGGCCGACCCCGCCACCGCGCCGACGGGGCTGGTGGCGGCGACGGCAACCGAACCACCTGTTCGCGCCCCGCTCCCGCAAGACGCTGGAACTGGCCCTGCGGGAGGCGCTGCACCTGCGGCACCGGCACATCGGCACCGAGCACCTCCTGCTCGGCCTGCTCCGCGAGGGCGACGGGACGGCGGCCCAGGTCCTCCGGGAGGCCGGCGTCGACCTGACCGACCTGCGGGGTCGGGTCGAGGAGGCGGTACGCGCGGTGACCTGA